A DNA window from Bos javanicus breed banteng chromosome 10, ARS-OSU_banteng_1.0, whole genome shotgun sequence contains the following coding sequences:
- the SRP19 gene encoding signal recognition particle 19 kDa protein: MACAAARSPADQDRFICIYPAYLNNKKTIAEGRRIPISKAVENPTATEIQDVCAAVGLNVFLEKNKMYSREWNRDLQYRGRVRVQLKQEDGSLCLVQFPSRKSVMLYAAEMIPKLKTRTQKTGGGDQSLQQGEGSKKGKGKKKK; the protein is encoded by the exons ATGGCTTGCGCCGCGGCGCGGTCCCCGGCCGACCAGGACAG GTTCATTTGtatttatcctgcttatttaaataaCAAGAAGACCATCGCGGAGGGACGGCGAATCCCCATAAGTAAG GCTGTTGAAAATCCTACAGCTACAGAGATTCAAGATGTATGTGCAGCAGTTGGACTTAATGTATTTCTTGAG aaaaataaaatgtactctAGAGAATGGAATCGTGATCTTCAGTACAGGGGCAGAGTCCGGGTCCAGCTCAAGCAGGAAGATGGCAGCCTCTGTCTTGTACAGTTCCCATCAC GTAAGTCAGTAATGTTGTATGCTGCAGAAATGATACCTAAACTGAAAACACGGACACAAAAAACAGGAGGTGGGGACCAAAGTCTTCAGCAAGGAGAGGGAagtaagaaagggaaaggaaagaagaagaaatga